The following proteins are co-located in the Perognathus longimembris pacificus isolate PPM17 chromosome 25, ASM2315922v1, whole genome shotgun sequence genome:
- the Dok3 gene encoding docking protein 3 gives MESQETPVKDGILYQQQVKFGKKSWRKVWALLYAGGPSGVARLESWDMRDGGPASDRPAGTGRRGERKVIRLADCVSVLPADHESCPRDTGAFLLTTTERSHLLAAQHRQSWMGPICQLAFPGTGGCSSRPAEAQSPPQGIVPMEDNAIYSSWQEGGEFPVVVQRNESAVRCQLKGPYLLVLGPDAIQLRDTSSSQALYTWPYHFLRKFGSDKDVFSFEAGRRCVSGEGLFAFCSPQAPDMCGTVAAAIARQQARLQVLAMPCQPCPLARALSLPSLDPPGELRDIPLGGPQQPTSRRAPMAEPGPQSLPLLLGPTLEEPASCLYASVSKRSSGPPASAEHLYENLGSPGLPLGAPKPQEGSPASHSPLASPIYHNSEDLSWPGPAQDSSLEAQYRRLLELELDEAESGGRPETQVGFRAKLVTLLSRERKKGPVPCDRP, from the exons ATGGAGTCACAGGAGACCCCTGTCAAAGATGGCATCCTCTACCAACAGCAGGTCAAGTTTGGCAAG AAGTCCTGGCGGAAGGTGTGGGCCCTGCTGTATGCAGGAGGCCCGTCTGGCGTGGCACGGCTGGAGAGCTGGGACATGCGCGATGGCGGACCAGCGAGTGACAGACCTGCAGGGACTGGGCGGCGCGGGGAACGCAAGGTCATCCGCCTGGCTGACTGCGTATCTGTGCTGCCTGCGGACCACGAGAGCTGCCCCCGGGACACTGGTGCCTTCCTGCTCACCACCACGGAGCGAAGCCACCTGCTGGCTGCCCAGCACCGCCAGTCATGGATGGGGCCCATTTGCCAGCTGGCCTTCCCA GGCACAGGAGGGTGTTCATCCAGGCCAGCAGAGGCTCAGTCTCCCCCGCAGGGCATTGTTCCCATGGAAGACAACGCCATCTACTCTTCCTGGCAGGAAG gGGGTGAGTttccagtagttgtacaaaggaatgagAGTGCTGTGCGCTGCCAGCTGAAGGGGCCCTACCTCCTGGTGCTGGGCCCTGATGCCATCCAGCTGAGAGACACATCCAGCTCCCAGGCCCTCTACACCTGGCCCTACCACTTCTTACGAAAGTTTGGCTCTGACAAG GATGTGTTCTCCTTCGAGGCTGGCCGGCGCTGTGTGTCAGGCGAGGGCCTCTTTGCCTTCTGCAGCCCACAAGCCCCTGACATGTGTGGAACTGTGGCCGCTGCCATCGCCCGCCAGCAGGCACGGCTGCAAGTGCTGGCAATGCCCTGTCAGCCCTGTCCTCTGGCTCGggccctctccctgccctccctggaCCCCCCTGGAGAGCTTCGGGACATACCACTGGGTGGGCCCCAACAACCCACCTCCAGGAGGGCACCTATGGCTGAACCTGGGCCCCAGAGCCTGCCGCTCCTGCTGGGCCCCACACTTGAAGAGCCAGCCTCCTGCCTCTATGCCTCGGTGTCTAAGCGGAGCAGTGGGCCTCCAGCCTCTGCTGAGCACCTCTATGAGAACCTGGGCAGCCCGGGGTTGCCTCTGGGGGCTCCCAAGCCTCAAGAAGGCTCTCCTGCTAGCCACAGCCCCTTGGCCAGCCCCATCTATCATAATAGTGAAGATCTAAGCTGGCCTGGCCCAGCCCAGGACAGCAGCCTGGAGGCGCAGTACCGGCGGCTGCTAGAACTGGAGCTGGATGAGGCCGAGAGTGGGGGCCGTCCTGAGACTCAGGTGGGTTTCAGGGCCAAGCTGGTGACCCTGCTGAGCCGGGAACGGAAGAAAGGCCCTGTCCCCTGTGATCGGCCCTGA